The DNA window AATGCCACTGCAAAGCGGGCAGACTTGGACAGCCGGTGAGAGGGGAGACGGGGAATCAGGGAGAACGCCGGTCAGGGAGCGGGGAAAGTGTCCATCTTTGTTCGATGCATTGCGTCGTCGCCATTTGCATGCCGTCTCCGGGGAACCCTCGCAGTCCGGCGCGCAGCCGGAAGCAGTGAATGCCACCGCGCCGCGTCGCGCGACGGGGATGTCCGATCTTGTTGCCGTCCATCGGACGGCCGGGAGAGTCCGGACTGCGAGGGTGAGCGGCAATTCAAATGCAAGCCCCCACGGAATCGATGAAGCCACGCAATTTGCCGGACGCGCTGAGGGAGGGTGCGTCACAGGGAGCGGCAATGCGTCAGTGAACGTCTGCAGCGTTCCGGTTTCCTCAGCTGTGCTGTGGGAGGCGTTTTAGATACCGTTTGAGAGCGCATGCGGCGCTCTCGCGGTATCGCTTTTCGATCTCGCATTGATTGTATACACAGGGACCAGGGAATATCATGCGCTCAATCATCATCCTTTGCCTCACCACCGCATTCCTCAGCGCCTGCAGTGAAGACACTCCGCAGCCCATAGAACCGGATCCCGTCAACGCGGCTCCGCTCGATACCACGAGTCATATTTTTACCTGGGAGTTTGACACTGTTGCAGCGCCGCTGTCAGCGATTCATGGTATTGCGGCTGTGGGACCGGACGATATCTGGGTGTCTGGACAGTTTTACTGGTACGATTCGACAGGCAGAGTGTCCCCCGTGCCGGTCGGGAATGCCGCCCATTGGAACGGGAAGGAATGGAAGTATAAAGGATTCAATTCCATGGGGGGACGCTCCTGGTATCCGTTGGATGATGCAGCAGCCTTCGGACCAAATAATGTCTGGATCTGTGGAGGATCGCCATATAAATGGGACGGTGCGAAATGGACGCTTTACAACTATGACGGATTTTACTTCCACAGCGGAATCAACGATATCTGGGCGTCACCCGATCAGAAACGCGTCTGTGCGGTGGGATACGATAACTCCTGTGTGCTGTATGCGCCGGAGAGTGACTCCTTTGAATGGGTGAACATGCCGGGAGAGGATCATCTGTACAAGGTTCATGGGACGGAGGACGGTACGATCTACATCGCCGCCGGAAATCCGAACATGGGGGATGGACATGTGTACACTATTTCAACGGACGGAACAGTAGAAACGATGTTTCGCTGTCCCTATGGCAGGGTGTCCAACCTGTGGCATTATCGCGACACGCTGTACATCACATGGAATGAGCATATTCTCAGGCTGGTGGATGCGAAAACGGATAATCTGCTGCCTGTGACGAAGGCGAGGCATCATATTTTCGACGTCATCGCCGACGCGCCGAATTCGATCATTGCAACGACGGACTACAACTACATACTGCATTTCAATGGGGCGACCTGGGAGGAAGTGCATTTCGCCTATCCGGCGATGCTGACGGTGATGGATGCGTCCGTCTGCGGACGGCATGTGTACATCGCTGCCTATGCGCCTGGACAGGTCTGTGTCATCGCACACGGGACGCGGCAATAACAAACACCGCCGGGTTTCAGGGAGAACACTTCACAAAAACATCTTTGGGAGGATGTCATGAGACGTACATCATTGTACCTGCTGATCACGTTATTCTGGATGATCGCATTGCGCGCCATGCTCGTTGCACAGGGAGTGCCACAGGCAGAGCACACGCAGAGCACGCATCAGTACATACTCGGGGAGGCCTACAAGTTGCTGAAATCCGAAGAACCCGGCCTGGCCATGAAGCTCCGGGATCACATCGGTGTTGCCGAGAGCGGGGATGGTCCCTGGCAGCGCAACACCATCATGGTCGGGGTGTACCGCGAGGATTGTGAGGATATCGTCTACGGCTACGGGGGAGCGGACAGATCGCTCTGGCCGGCAATAGACATCAACACACCGGGCAATTGCATCGATGCGGTGTACAAGGAGTTTCGGGCTACCATGTTGGGCGAACCCAGTCTTGCGGAGGGATTCACCACACTGACGCATTTCTGGGATCCGAATGCCGAGGACAATTATATCGGCAAGGACGGCATCGTGGTGCAGGGAACGGGACTGCTGACCTGCCTCTCGACGCCGAATCAAACGGTGACGCTCAGAGTGCAGCACAATGCCTGGGACAAAATGCAGAAACTCGCGCGTCCCAATGGTGTCGCCATCCGCGATTACTGGTGGAAGGAGCAGGACAGGATGTATGATGCACAGCAGAGTCTCGTGTGCGTGCTGCCGGAGAAAACGGATGCGAAACAGTGCATGCTCCTCAGCTACAATACACTGGCGGAGCTGTTCAACAAGGGCACTTGCGAGATCATGCTGCCAGGGGAACATTTCTGGCGTCACGTCCAGCTGACGGACATGCAGCGGAAGCAGTATGTGTGGGAGATATTCGGCCGCATGTGCCACCTACTGGCGGACATGAGTGTGCCAGCGCATGTGCATAAGGATATGCACATGGGCAACATGAACATCACCAGGGATGTGAAGCAGCTGGGGATTAAAATCGGTGAGGTGACGCTGATCGTGGAGGATGAGGACAGCTATGAGACCTGGGTCGGATCTCCGGTCAAGCGCTGGTGGACGGCGGAGATGATCAATGACGGACTCATTGATATCAGCAACGCCCAGGATCCGCTGTATCACCTGATGTCCGGCATGCGCAACCTGACGGCGAGCTTCTCCTCGGATGATTTCAATGGAAGTGGCCCCAGTCTGGGCATCCCCCGGAATACGAGCGATATTCCGGACCGGCATAACATCACGCAGGGACAGCCGAATATCAACAAGCACGCCGTCATGTGCAGCGTGCGTGATCATACCTTGCCCCATGCCATTCGTGCCACAGCAACGCTCCTGGCCTGGTTTGCCGAGCAGCTGCAGATGGATGAGTATTACGAGGTGCGCAATGTGGGAGCGCCTGGGTTTGATGATTTTTTCGCCCGCGAGCATTTCGAGGATCCCTTCCCATCAACTGGAACGGTTTCCGGTACGATGTTTGCCAAATCAGCAGGCGATGATCTCTCACTGCGTTCGCATACGGAAATGCATCCTGTGACAAACGCAAAATTCAGATTCTGGTCGGACGATGTGCATGGGATATCCACTATGCATCAGTTTGATGAATACGTTGGAGAAAACCAGGATCGCGTCATCGCAGAATATCGCCAAGCATTTGCATCCAGTACTCCTGCATTAAATGCACGGGATCAATTCGGATCTGGCTTGCACAATATTTTCCCATCCTTCCTTGATCCTTGGAGCGTTTACTATCCTGATTCCGATGATCGCATGCTTTGGCAACCGGCGCAGTTCTCAGATTATCATCCCGTTCCCGGACAGGACTACAATGGCGGTATCCACATCAATTGCTACGATACCCAGAAACCCGAACGTGGCTACTACTCCATTCGTGCATCGAAGCAACTGGATCGCAACTCACATGCACATGCCAGTGACGAATTCGAGGTAGGCGATTATGCGTTTGTCGGTTGGGATGTCAGCAATGCGGACATGTACGTCGACCCGCGCAATAAACAGAATCCGCCACATCCTGCGTACCCGAATCCCGAGCAGTATGACACGAAGATTGTTGATTTCCTGCAGCCGGGTGCGGTGGTGAATGCGATGTACAAGGCGCATCGCTGTGCGGTACATGCGGTGCCGACAACGCGCAGCAATTCGCAGCGCAAAGTTGCGCTCGATGCAGCGAACACGTATCACGCGGTGTATGAGAGCAACGATGCGGTGTGGTATGTGCGCAGCACGGATGGAGGAATGACATGGTCGGGAGAGCGTCGCGTGAGCGAAGCAGGGGAGCAGGCCTCGCGTCCTTCCGTCGCTGCTGCAGGAAATGATGCCTGGATCACGTATGTCGCGGGCGGTGAGGTTGTGCTGCGCGTCACGGCCGGGGATGGCTGGCATGAGCTGTTCCGTGCGCCGGTGGGGATGGTTGCGGAATGCACGCCGGCCGTGGCGGTTCTGGGTGAGTACGAGGGCTGCAAGGCGACGGGACCCGTGGTCTGCGCCACGTGGGAGGATCAAGATGTACTCAAATTCTCCGTGTTCCAGCGCGGCAGTGCGATCGTGACCGACCAGGTGCTCGTCCGTGGCAAACAGCAGACGAATTCCGTCGATCAGCCCCGTTATCCGAGTATCGCCGCCAGTACCATGGCGCCCCGGAAGCCGGGCTTCGATCACGGTTTCCATATTGCGTGGATTGAGAACGGGTCTATCTACTATTGCAGGCTCGGCATTGACCGCAAGGCAACGGCAGCGGCGATCGTCGGTTGGTCCGCAGGCGGAACAGCATACAGGGAGACGGTGCATGCGCGTACGGGCAGTGTCGGCGCGATGTATCCCGCGCGTCATGCGCCGAGCATTGCGGTGACCGAACTGGGAACAGTGCATGTTGGATTCGATGTGGTCAACAGCTGGTCGACCTGGCCGGGAATGGGAACGAAACCCGGTGGACTCCCTGCCGCTTTCGTCCTTCGGGAGCGCATAAATCCCACGTCGATGTTTCCGACATGGAACACCGGAACGAGCGTCGTCAGCACGGGAGGGAGTTCGGCGCAGCTGTGCAGTCCCACCCTCGGCGCACAGCCGTCATCAGATATCAATGGAAAGCCGATCCGCAGTCTGCGCGTGGCGTTCAATGACCGGCCCGGACTGCTCAACGTCCTTCGCCTCGGCACGGCGGTCAACATTCTTGCACATGAAGACGGTATGGACCCGAGCATGACGGTCTGGGGAAATAGCGATGGCTCGCTGCTCGACATGTATTCGGTTGATGGACAGCAGCCGTATGACTGGAACGTTCTTGCCTCAAAAAACAATCTCGCGAAGTCGCAGGCATTGCAGCTGAGCTGGCAGAAACAGCTGCTCGCGAAGCGCGATGCCGACATTGCGGCACTGGGGATTTCTGACCTGAGACTGGCTGACAACACGGGTGATGAGCAGCCGCTTTCCTGGGAAGCCCCCTGTAACGCTGCCGGCGACGTCAGCAGTGCGTCCTTTATTCCCT is part of the bacterium genome and encodes:
- a CDS encoding T9SS type A sorting domain-containing protein; amino-acid sequence: MRRTSLYLLITLFWMIALRAMLVAQGVPQAEHTQSTHQYILGEAYKLLKSEEPGLAMKLRDHIGVAESGDGPWQRNTIMVGVYREDCEDIVYGYGGADRSLWPAIDINTPGNCIDAVYKEFRATMLGEPSLAEGFTTLTHFWDPNAEDNYIGKDGIVVQGTGLLTCLSTPNQTVTLRVQHNAWDKMQKLARPNGVAIRDYWWKEQDRMYDAQQSLVCVLPEKTDAKQCMLLSYNTLAELFNKGTCEIMLPGEHFWRHVQLTDMQRKQYVWEIFGRMCHLLADMSVPAHVHKDMHMGNMNITRDVKQLGIKIGEVTLIVEDEDSYETWVGSPVKRWWTAEMINDGLIDISNAQDPLYHLMSGMRNLTASFSSDDFNGSGPSLGIPRNTSDIPDRHNITQGQPNINKHAVMCSVRDHTLPHAIRATATLLAWFAEQLQMDEYYEVRNVGAPGFDDFFAREHFEDPFPSTGTVSGTMFAKSAGDDLSLRSHTEMHPVTNAKFRFWSDDVHGISTMHQFDEYVGENQDRVIAEYRQAFASSTPALNARDQFGSGLHNIFPSFLDPWSVYYPDSDDRMLWQPAQFSDYHPVPGQDYNGGIHINCYDTQKPERGYYSIRASKQLDRNSHAHASDEFEVGDYAFVGWDVSNADMYVDPRNKQNPPHPAYPNPEQYDTKIVDFLQPGAVVNAMYKAHRCAVHAVPTTRSNSQRKVALDAANTYHAVYESNDAVWYVRSTDGGMTWSGERRVSEAGEQASRPSVAAAGNDAWITYVAGGEVVLRVTAGDGWHELFRAPVGMVAECTPAVAVLGEYEGCKATGPVVCATWEDQDVLKFSVFQRGSAIVTDQVLVRGKQQTNSVDQPRYPSIAASTMAPRKPGFDHGFHIAWIENGSIYYCRLGIDRKATAAAIVGWSAGGTAYRETVHARTGSVGAMYPARHAPSIAVTELGTVHVGFDVVNSWSTWPGMGTKPGGLPAAFVLRERINPTSMFPTWNTGTSVVSTGGSSAQLCSPTLGAQPSSDINGKPIRSLRVAFNDRPGLLNVLRLGTAVNILAHEDGMDPSMTVWGNSDGSLLDMYSVDGQQPYDWNVLASKNNLAKSQALQLSWQKQLLAKRDADIAALGISDLRLADNTGDEQPLSWEAPCNAAGDVSSASFIPSEGTHLLMTLERFAHLSEQANAEVLVSVADARTDEILRADSFPLCTFAEAAGVATHSMDLTAFDGVELRVRANVHTHGENWEIAAVDRYAGTEEAADDNVAKNMPRALAGVPSLAPNHPNPFNPTTGITFSLPRAADVRLNVYNLLGEFVTSLAEGHHAAGTHSVRFNGSGLPSGVYVYRLESAGHVLTRTMHLVK
- a CDS encoding WD40 repeat domain-containing protein, which encodes MRSIIILCLTTAFLSACSEDTPQPIEPDPVNAAPLDTTSHIFTWEFDTVAAPLSAIHGIAAVGPDDIWVSGQFYWYDSTGRVSPVPVGNAAHWNGKEWKYKGFNSMGGRSWYPLDDAAAFGPNNVWICGGSPYKWDGAKWTLYNYDGFYFHSGINDIWASPDQKRVCAVGYDNSCVLYAPESDSFEWVNMPGEDHLYKVHGTEDGTIYIAAGNPNMGDGHVYTISTDGTVETMFRCPYGRVSNLWHYRDTLYITWNEHILRLVDAKTDNLLPVTKARHHIFDVIADAPNSIIATTDYNYILHFNGATWEEVHFAYPAMLTVMDASVCGRHVYIAAYAPGQVCVIAHGTRQ